One part of the Fusobacterium pseudoperiodonticum genome encodes these proteins:
- a CDS encoding DUF1353 domain-containing protein, which translates to MEMSKLLVKDLMNGKFELISDYIYQIENYVIKVSRGFVTDYASIPRIFRPIVLPYGKHSGASVVHDYLYSKSCELNIERKKADKIFLEILKEEGVNPILARLMYIAVRIFGKTRYKIKK; encoded by the coding sequence ATGGAAATGTCAAAGTTGTTGGTTAAGGATCTTATGAATGGAAAGTTTGAATTAATTTCTGATTACATATACCAGATAGAAAATTATGTTATAAAAGTTTCTCGGGGTTTTGTAACAGACTATGCTAGCATACCCAGAATATTTAGACCTATTGTTCTTCCCTATGGTAAACATAGTGGAGCAAGTGTTGTGCATGATTATCTTTATTCAAAGAGCTGTGAGCTGAATATTGAAAGAAAAAAGGCAGATAAAATATTCTTGGAGATATTAAAAGAAGAAGGAGTTAATCCTATTTTAGCTAGACTGATGTATATTGCAGTTAGAATTTTTGGAAAAACTAGATATAAAATAAAAAAATAG
- the tnpA gene encoding IS200/IS605 family transposase, translated as MNLTTDQYHIVWCVKYRRKVLIDDIEKTLKELLIEISNENNIKIIEMETDLDHIHILIECSPQHFIPNILKIFKGISARKLFLKHPEIKNKLWNGHLWNPSYFVATVSENTEEQIKRYIQTQKER; from the coding sequence ATAAATTTAACAACAGATCAATATCATATAGTGTGGTGTGTAAAATATAGAAGGAAAGTATTAATTGATGATATTGAAAAAACTTTAAAAGAATTATTAATTGAAATTTCTAATGAAAATAATATAAAAATAATAGAAATGGAAACAGATTTAGACCATATTCATATATTAATTGAGTGTAGTCCTCAACATTTCATACCTAATATTTTGAAAATATTCAAAGGAATCTCTGCAAGAAAACTTTTTTTAAAACATCCCGAGATAAAAAATAAGTTATGGAATGGACACTTATGGAACCCTAGTTATTTTGTTGCAACTGTTTCAGAAAATACTGAAGAACAAATAAAAAGATATATTCAAACTCAAAAAGAAAGATGA
- a CDS encoding DEAD/DEAH box helicase: MEKKFRGEIPFWLKNKKNSIVYVCSSNRNIDDYFFVLKDFYKGRILRIKKENENGELKKYNYDLLELLKSDEKFIILISLEYFLEDYYSKANSIFIEKGKEVDMKALEEKLIEAEFEKTYMLTQRKEYSIRGDILDIFNINQENPVRIEFFGNEVDRITYFDLDSQLSIEKLNSIELYIDNNKDKKDFFSLMYTSKNKVEYYYENNDILQAKVKRLISENSDRENDIINKITELSKIGKQTEIQKFTEEELKQFEVIDRIKKLSENTNIVIYSEEATRYKEIFKGYDIKFERYPLFEGYRTEDKLILTDREIKGIRVKRERVEKKTLRYKNVDEIAEQDYVIHENFGVGIFLGLENIDGQDYLKIKYADEDKLYVPLDGINKIEKYINISDVIPEIYKLGRKGFRRKKARLSEDIEIFAKEIIKIQAKRNLANGFKFSKDTVMQEEFEEAFPFTETPGQLKAIEDVKRDMESGKVMDRLVCGDVGYGKTEVAIRAAFKAIMDEKQVVLLVPTTVLAEQHYERFSERFKNYPINIEILSRVQTKKEQEESLKKIENGSADLIIGTHRLLSDDIKYNDIGLLIIDEEQKFGVKAKEKLKKLKGDIDILTLTATPIPRTLNLSLLGIRDLSIIDTSPEGRQKIQTEYIDNNKDLIRDIILTEVSREGQVFYIFNSVKRIEMKSKELRELLPEYIKVDYIHGQMLARDIKRAIHNFENGNTDVLIATTIIENGIDIENANTMIIEGVEKLGLSQVYQLRGRIGRSNKKSYCYMLMNENKTRNAQKREESIREFDNLTGIDLSMEDSKIRGVGEILGEKQHGAVETFGYNLYMKMLNEEILKLKGENEEELEDVNIELNFPRFLPDNYIEKNEKIKIYKRALALKTFEELEDLHKELEDRFGRLKSEAKGFFEFLKIRIRARELGIVSIKEDKEKRILINFNEEKINVDKIIYLLANKKISYLKFTQTIGFEGDIFEFFDLYSN; this comes from the coding sequence ATGGAAAAGAAATTTAGAGGGGAAATCCCATTTTGGCTAAAAAATAAAAAGAATAGCATAGTCTATGTCTGTTCATCTAATAGAAATATAGATGATTATTTTTTTGTGCTAAAAGATTTCTATAAAGGAAGAATTCTCAGAATAAAAAAAGAGAATGAAAATGGAGAACTAAAGAAATATAATTATGATCTATTAGAACTTCTAAAATCAGATGAAAAATTTATAATTCTAATCTCTTTAGAATATTTTTTAGAAGATTATTATTCTAAGGCTAACAGTATTTTTATTGAAAAAGGAAAAGAAGTAGATATGAAAGCCTTGGAAGAAAAGTTGATAGAAGCAGAGTTTGAAAAAACATATATGCTTACTCAAAGAAAAGAATATTCAATAAGAGGGGATATCTTAGATATTTTTAATATCAATCAAGAAAATCCTGTGAGAATAGAATTTTTTGGAAATGAAGTTGATAGAATAACATATTTTGACTTAGATTCTCAATTAAGTATTGAAAAATTGAATAGTATAGAATTGTACATAGACAATAATAAAGATAAAAAAGATTTTTTCTCTCTTATGTATACAAGCAAAAATAAAGTGGAATATTACTATGAAAATAATGATATTTTACAAGCAAAAGTTAAAAGACTTATAAGTGAAAATTCAGATAGAGAAAATGACATAATAAACAAAATAACAGAACTTTCTAAAATAGGAAAGCAGACAGAAATACAAAAATTTACAGAGGAAGAATTAAAGCAGTTTGAAGTTATAGACAGAATAAAAAAATTATCTGAAAACACAAATATAGTAATTTACTCAGAGGAAGCCACAAGATACAAAGAAATATTTAAGGGCTATGATATTAAATTTGAAAGGTATCCACTTTTTGAGGGTTATAGAACCGAGGATAAGCTAATACTGACAGATAGAGAAATAAAAGGTATTAGAGTAAAAAGAGAAAGAGTTGAAAAGAAGACATTAAGATATAAGAATGTTGATGAAATAGCAGAACAAGACTATGTAATACATGAAAATTTTGGTGTAGGAATATTCTTAGGTCTAGAAAATATTGATGGACAGGATTATTTAAAGATAAAGTATGCTGATGAAGACAAGTTGTATGTTCCTCTTGATGGTATAAATAAGATAGAAAAGTATATTAATATTTCTGATGTTATACCTGAAATATATAAACTTGGAAGAAAAGGTTTTAGAAGAAAGAAAGCTAGATTGAGCGAAGATATAGAAATCTTTGCTAAAGAAATAATAAAAATTCAAGCTAAAAGAAATTTAGCAAATGGATTTAAATTTTCAAAAGACACTGTTATGCAGGAAGAATTTGAAGAAGCTTTTCCATTTACTGAAACTCCAGGTCAATTAAAGGCTATTGAAGATGTTAAAAGAGATATGGAGTCAGGCAAAGTTATGGATAGACTTGTTTGTGGAGATGTTGGTTATGGCAAGACAGAGGTTGCTATAAGGGCAGCTTTTAAAGCTATAATGGACGAGAAACAAGTTGTACTCTTAGTTCCTACTACTGTACTGGCAGAGCAGCATTATGAAAGATTTAGTGAAAGATTTAAAAATTATCCTATAAATATAGAGATTTTGAGTAGAGTACAAACTAAAAAAGAGCAGGAAGAAAGTCTTAAAAAGATAGAGAATGGCTCAGCTGACTTAATCATAGGAACTCATAGATTATTGTCAGACGATATAAAGTATAATGATATAGGTCTTCTTATAATAGATGAAGAGCAAAAGTTTGGAGTTAAAGCCAAGGAAAAGTTAAAAAAACTCAAAGGTGACATAGATATCCTAACTTTAACAGCAACTCCTATTCCTAGAACTCTAAATTTATCTTTATTGGGAATTAGAGATTTATCTATTATAGATACTTCTCCAGAAGGAAGACAAAAAATTCAAACAGAGTATATAGACAATAACAAAGATTTAATTAGAGATATTATACTTACTGAAGTTTCAAGAGAAGGACAGGTTTTCTATATCTTTAACTCAGTGAAAAGAATTGAGATGAAGTCAAAAGAACTTAGAGAACTTTTACCTGAATATATAAAAGTTGACTATATTCATGGTCAGATGTTAGCAAGGGATATAAAGAGAGCTATACATAATTTTGAAAATGGAAATACAGATGTTTTAATTGCAACAACTATCATAGAAAATGGTATTGATATAGAAAATGCTAATACTATGATAATTGAAGGAGTTGAAAAGTTAGGTTTATCTCAAGTTTATCAGCTTAGAGGAAGAATAGGTAGAAGCAATAAGAAAAGTTATTGTTATATGCTTATGAACGAAAATAAAACTAGAAATGCACAGAAAAGAGAAGAAAGTATTAGAGAATTTGATAATTTAACTGGTATAGATTTATCCATGGAAGATTCTAAAATCAGAGGAGTTGGAGAAATCTTAGGTGAAAAGCAACATGGAGCAGTTGAAACCTTTGGTTATAATCTATATATGAAAATGTTAAATGAAGAAATATTAAAATTAAAAGGTGAAAATGAAGAAGAATTAGAAGATGTTAACATAGAACTTAATTTCCCAAGATTTTTACCTGATAATTATATAGAAAAAAATGAAAAAATAAAGATTTACAAGAGGGCTTTAGCTTTAAAAACTTTTGAAGAATTAGAAGATCTACATAAGGAATTGGAAGATAGATTCGGAAGATTAAAATCTGAGGCAAAAGGATTCTTTGAATTTTTAAAAATTAGAATAAGAGCTAGAGAGCTAGGAATTGTAAGTATAAAAGAGGATAAGGAAAAAAGGATTTTAATTAATTTTAATGAAGAAAAAATAAATGTTGACAAAATTATTTATCTATTAGCTAATAAGAAAATAAGCTATTTAAAATTTACTCAAACTATAGGTTTTGAAGGAGATATTTTTGAGTTTTTTGATTTATATTCTAATTAA
- a CDS encoding RNA-binding S4 domain-containing protein, producing MRLDKFLKVSRIIKRRPIAKLVVDGGKVKLDGKVVKAAAEVKVGQTLEIEYYNKYFKFEILQVPLGNVSKDKTSDLVKLLDTKGLDIEINLDKDEDFFE from the coding sequence ATGAGACTAGACAAATTTTTAAAAGTTAGTAGAATTATTAAGAGGAGACCCATTGCAAAACTTGTTGTAGATGGAGGAAAAGTAAAACTAGATGGAAAAGTTGTAAAAGCAGCTGCTGAAGTTAAAGTCGGACAAACTTTAGAGATAGAATATTATAATAAATATTTTAAGTTTGAAATTTTACAAGTTCCTTTAGGAAATGTTTCTAAAGACAAGACAAGTGATTTGGTAAAATTATTAGATACTAAAGGTTTAGACATTGAAATTAATTTAGATAAGGATGAGGATTTCTTTGAATAA
- the ispE gene encoding 4-(cytidine 5'-diphospho)-2-C-methyl-D-erythritol kinase — protein MRISLNKYKIYPNAKINIGLNVYQKAGDGYHEIDSVMSPIDLSDEMDITFYSEIGDLKISCSDKNIPTDGRNILYKAYEIFFENSKKHKEKIEISLTKNIPSEAGLGGGSSDAGFFLKLLNEHYGNVYNEKELEELAMKVGSDVPFFIKNKTARVGGKGNKVELVENNLKDSLILVKPLGFGVSTKDAYNSFDELDEVRYTNFEKIVECLRNDNRKDLEKYIENGLEQGISERNADIKIFKAILNSVVPGKKFFMSGSGSTYYTFVTEIERSQIETRLRTFVDNVKIIISKTIN, from the coding sequence ATGAGGATTTCTTTGAATAAGTATAAGATTTACCCGAATGCCAAAATTAATATAGGTTTAAATGTTTATCAAAAAGCAGGAGATGGTTATCATGAAATTGATTCAGTAATGTCTCCTATTGACTTATCCGATGAAATGGACATAACATTTTATTCAGAAATAGGAGATTTAAAAATTAGCTGTTCTGATAAGAATATTCCCACTGATGGAAGAAATATTTTGTATAAGGCATATGAGATATTTTTTGAGAACAGTAAGAAACACAAGGAGAAAATAGAAATATCTTTAACAAAGAATATTCCTTCTGAAGCTGGTCTTGGAGGAGGAAGTTCTGATGCTGGATTTTTTCTGAAACTTTTGAATGAGCATTATGGAAATGTTTACAATGAAAAAGAATTGGAAGAGTTGGCAATGAAAGTAGGCAGTGACGTACCTTTCTTTATTAAAAACAAGACTGCAAGAGTCGGAGGAAAAGGTAACAAAGTTGAGTTAGTGGAAAATAATTTAAAAGATTCGCTAATTTTAGTAAAACCGTTAGGTTTTGGTGTGTCAACGAAAGATGCTTATAATAGTTTTGATGAATTAGATGAAGTTAGATATACAAATTTTGAAAAAATCGTTGAGTGCTTAAGGAATGACAATAGAAAAGATTTAGAAAAATATATAGAAAATGGTCTAGAGCAAGGAATTTCAGAAAGAAATGCTGATATTAAAATATTTAAAGCAATATTAAACTCAGTAGTACCTGGAAAGAAATTCTTTATGTCTGGTAGTGGGAGTACATACTACACATTTGTTACAGAAATAGAAAGATCCCAAATTGAAACTAGGTTGAGAACTTTTGTTGATAATGTAAAGATAATCATAAGTAAGACAATAAATTAG
- a CDS encoding SpoVG family protein gives MIVTNVKIKKVDGDKLDRLKAYVDITLDESLVIHGLKLMQGEQGLFVAMPSRKMRNEEYKDIVHPICPELRNYITKVVEEKYNTIEEEATVEIA, from the coding sequence ATGATTGTTACAAATGTAAAAATAAAAAAAGTAGATGGAGACAAATTAGACAGACTAAAAGCATATGTAGATATAACTTTAGATGAAAGTTTGGTTATCCATGGTTTAAAATTAATGCAAGGAGAACAAGGATTGTTTGTAGCAATGCCATCAAGAAAAATGCGTAACGAAGAATATAAAGACATTGTTCACCCAATTTGTCCTGAACTTAGAAATTACATTACAAAAGTTGTTGAAGAAAAGTATAACACAATTGAAGAAGAAGCAACAGTAGAAATAGCTTAA